atatatatatatatatacagtagactgATATAAACTGATATATTATTTTCACTGTTATCTGAAATAGACTTTATTTGAACAGCTTCTGTATACAATGACCAATAGTCGGTGGCATTGCCAGAGGTAATAGGCAGCTATGCAGGAAGCTATAATTACACATTTCAGACTGCGGTTGCTAATGTGGCTTATGGCAGCAGTATACAttgtgttattttttaaagtgagtTTTTTTGAGCTGCTCTTTAAATGTGCTCTTGACAATTGTTTGCTCTGCTGTGAGCAGCCTTACCCAGTGCAATCCAAGCAGGCATACGTTTTGCAttggctttaaatacttttaatggTGTTTGCTTTCCTGTGTGTCCCGGGCCATACCTGCAAACGAGATGCACATACTAATGACTGTTTTCTGGAAGAATTAAGGGAGGAAGGAAGAGCTTAGGCCTgagaataattcaaatttaatgcCAGGACAAGCAGGGGGAATTGggattttaaataaacacaaatatctcCTTAACCTTCCTGGTGCTGGAATGAACTGTACAGGGTACATAGTAGTATGGGGGGCACCCCTGTGGGACAGAAGCCAATGTCAATAGTTACAGAAATGCAAGTCACGGCTCCTATTCACACACGCACCTAGGTTATTTCCCTTGGCTCGGCAGGGAGGCATCCCAATACAGAGACAGGCCACCTGCGTTTCAATGAATAACTCAGGTCTAGTGCTACCCTTGCTCCTCAATTTATAAATCGGCTAAACCCCCTGCTATGGGCAAGTAACAGGAACACATGAGGGCTCCTACAGCTCACAAACTAAGGGAAACAATACAAATGTTTGCACCTGCTGCAGCATTCTAGATTTTACTAGATGATAAAAATGCCCCCCATGCCTACCATATCTCAGCATGCATTGCGGGTGTGCAGGTAAGTAGCAGCCATGGGCAAATTTTAGCTCCATTACGGTACAACAAAAGTGCCCTGCGGGTTGTTTCTATGGCAGAAGCTTAATGCCAGGTGTGCCCTACTTGCattgtgtatttttctttagtgtTCCTTTTGTTTCATTTCCAGACTGCAACTGATAACAATAAGTGATTGACAGGATCACTTACCCTTAAAATAAAGAAGGGAAAAGGCTAAACAGAACTCTTCTATATCATATTTTAAGTAACCCTAAAATTCTATAATCACGTAGGATGTAACtatataacaaagaaaaatagaaaaccttcTTTTTGTGGTTACACTAgacttgtatttaaaggggttgctcacctttgagttagcttttcgtatgatatagagcaggggtgtccaacctgcggcccgaggatggatatgaatgtggcccagcttgaaacgcttccCGAGGAAACatcataataatgtaataataagtctatttaatatccaggtgtcccagtgtatagctccatttGGTTATCCAACTGAtactgtagttcttttctgtgtattttctttacttttacaaatcaaaagtgtttgtgtatttcatacgTGGCCCCAAACTATTTTTCTtattccaatgtggcccagggatgCCCAaaagttggacacccctgatatagagAGCGATACACtaaatcaatttgcaattggttttcattttttaaaattatttgtggtttttgagttatttagctttgtagtcagcagctcttcaggttgcaatttcatcagtctggttgctagggtccaaattcccctagcaaccatacattgtagggactggactatgaataggagaggcctgaattgaaagataagtaataaaatgtagcaataataatacatttttagccttacatagcatttgtcttttagacggggtcagtgaccccccttttgaaagctggaaagaggcagaagaagaaggcaaattattcaaaaataaagaagacaaattgaacagttgcttagaattggccattctataacatactaaatattaacctaaaggtgaaccacccctttaaaaaggattCAAAGATTAAGAATATATCAATTTCCCCCCAGGGCCCTTGGGGATAATTCTTATTGGATTTGAACAGCAAACCAGGTACAATTAAGAGGAAATTGATGTATTTGAATCCCTTTCAAATACAAGTCTAGTGAAGCCCCATAAAGAGGGTTGTCTATTGTTTTCTATTATAGGGGTCACTTTCCCTGGCAACCAAGAAACCGATCATTCTCTAAAGTGGtggtccacaaccagtggctcgagAGCAGCATGTTAATCCCCAACCACTTGGCTGTTGCTCGCAGAACAGGTGCTTATCAttcaattcctgacttggaggcaagttttggttgaataaaaaccaggtgcactgcctttatttggtacccccaagtagagtcctgcagagggtcgggtacctgcgggttacccgcaaaaacctgcggtaccctgcgggtagaagttccgagtGCGGGTAAATGTGGGTCGGCGGTTCTTcacaatatcgatttttactccttttttctgatcactcctacttctaatgatgtcacttccagtttacaatgacagcacgtcctgattcttgatggtcagcaggttgcggataaggtacttgcgggtcgagtagcgggtaagaatgcgggttgcgggtagagtcgggtatgggttccaaaaaatggacccgcgcaggactctacaccCAAGGATGTTTtggatgtttgtgttgctccccaactgtttttacatttgaatgtggctcatggttaaaaaaggttggggacccctgttctacgaggttcatttttattgttattagcaGAGACAGACTACGGGGTTCTGGGGCTGCCGCATCAGGGGCCTGCTCACCTCACCTCTTTCCACCAGCCAGTGCGTAACTTCTGATGGATGTGCAACAATTCAGGTGGCcgtggggagtgggtctgggcccaccaggttttttcccggtgtcccgcagaCCAGTCTAACCCTGGTTATTAGCTGCACTAAGACAAGTATGCAATATTCCAGAGGTTTGACAATACTTTCACTGTGGTGCACGAGGAACTGCTGCTGCTAACTAGTATTGACTTGGGCAGAAATACTATTTGACTACTTGACAATTGTAGTAGTTCCTTTTGCACAATTGGGCAAATATGATGCACAAGGAACTGCTGCACCCTCGCCCACTCACCCCTAAATAAAGTTTAAACATTAGCTGTATATAATGAATACTTTCTGCCACTCATCTAAGGCAACATTAGAAAATAAGTCCAACtccttttaatttctttttaaccaCAGAAAACCAAAATGAACATGATTGCTCCAAAAGTCCTGCCGTACATTTATCCCATTTAGTAGACATGGACTGTGGGACGTCTTTACCTATTTTTCCCTCGTTTCTCATGGTGTATCTAATTGATATTGATAAGACCTGTGCTGGTAAATAATAAGACGGCAGTGTTAATTAACCCCCTGATGCCTGTTTACCTAACACGATGTTAACAGCGCTGAAGTGATTAACTAAAAAAATCAGAGCAGATCATTTGCACGGGGGGAGATAACAAGCCTTAAACAAACCTAACGAGAGGGAGAGTAATTGCCCCTATGTAGTTAATCCCGAAGAGTGGTGAATGAACAATCAACACGTGCCTCTCTAAATAAACTGCAAGTATGGAGACTCCTTTATTTAGAGGAGTTGCAGTGGGGTGCCCTGCCTGGGCAGTAGTTAGGCAGCTTTCATACTAATTGGCTGCGTGCATACCTATTTGCTGTATGCTCATAGCTGTGTTATAGACTGGTTGTGAAATCTTTGACTATCTGTGTGCTCATAGGCTGCAGTCACTAATTGGTTGTATACATAGTTATTAGCCTCATGCATACTTATTGGTTGGGTATATACTCATTGACTGTGTACATACTCATTTTCTGCATGTATGCTCATTGGCTGCATGTATACTAAATGATTGCATACATATTAATTGGCTCCATGCATGCTTATAGTCTGTGCACGCATAGGGCTGAACTCCACCGCGCGCATACAGCTGATACGTCGCCATTGGATGACACGTGCATGGTTtccatccgacagtcggatacatgtCATTTATACCCGTGATTTCacattaaagtgataatgacactaaaaaactactttttaaaatatgaaagtatattaaaagttacctataggtcatattgatcGTTTTGTTGcggagagatttgtttttgtaatttattgttagctgaagttcctaaacctgactgtttcactgtcccatctcagcctgtcagttaaaggaaaactatacccccaaaatgaacacttaagcaacagatagttcatattatattaagtggcatattaaagaatcttaccaaactggaatatatatttaagtaaatattgcccttttacatctcttgccttgagccaccattatgtgatgatcacctgaccagaaatactacaactctaactgtaacaggaagaagtgaggaagcaaaagacacaactctgtctgttaattggctcatgtgacctaacttgtatggtttgttggtatgtttgtgagtgcagtgaatcctacgatcccagggggcagcccttattttttaaaatggcaattttctatttatgattacctaatggcacatactactagaaaagtatattattatgaaaatggtttatttacatgaagcaggattttacatatgagctgttttatgcaatatctttttatagagacctacattgtttggggggtatagttttcctttaaagtttccaatgccaacggattcctgctgcacaaatatggcagccccctcatacaggagcatggggcatcagacaggtaatgtaaaagcattgtgcaaatactttatagcAAAGTTATAAGTAAAGATAGATAGcaaagaagcacgcactccaagaGCCAGTCGATATTATTAAAAGCCTTTGTTAAAGAAACAGCCAAAACAAACgatccttacgcgtttcgtatccgaggATACTTATAGGCATAATTAAAAACAGCCGTGAACAAAATTTAAACACGTGAAAAGGATGTGACGTGCAAAGTCAATCCTCCTAACATTTACcctaaaattttaaattattttagctgAAGTAAAACAGTTGCTCTTATTATTTCAAATAACCGTGAAATGCTGAATAACAATAAAGTTATAAGATACTGGTTAACCGTGAAATGTTATCAAACGATCAGATTTGAAATTATATTTGAAATTATTTGAAGTATCTtataactttattgttattgagCATTTCACTGTTATTTGAAATAATAAGAGCAACTGTTTTACTTCAGcttgaataaaggcttttaataaTATCGACTGGCTgttggagtgcgtgcttcttcgctatcttCATTGAATTACTCctccagctacgggttcggggcgctgcaccaGGGCCACTTTACATCTTCGGTGAGTTTCCACCTACATAAGATtttgtgaatatatattatatgctatATACTGGTTAAAGCTACACCCCACTACGATAGTCCCAGGGTTTGTAGACCTGGTTCCCACTCTGTGTTGGGTGAGCCGTTaattttataatacacatttGGGGATTAAGCCGCTGTTTTTTCCTTGTataaagttataagtagctttcaaaggcaatattatgatagatgtaaaaaataaaaacaaaaaaaacctgatttcTGGTGTCGTGTCGGATGTAAGCGCGCCGTGGAGTTCAGCTGAAGCACAAACTCACATCAGCCTTAGTGGGTCAAACAGCGCCACCTAGTGCACTTACTGGTGAACTACATTTGTGCAAGTGAAGCACTCAAACTGTTTCCATATAGTGTAAGCAGGAGCAGCCCCCCTAAGTGACCACATTAATCTCCTATAAGCCAATATGCATACCTGCAGGCCTTCATTGGTATTGTAGCCCCGTGTACATAATACTGAAGGTtacttttaaagggcaagtcagccacaaaataaatatttgcctaataaaaaaaaaacaaaaaaaaaaacaattataagcaacttattccattatacatttattaaaacttccCAGTGccttcaaagttatttgtaaaatcaattgctattgaaagcagcatttgcttaactcctgcgaGTTACTTTTTGAACAATGAtacaaaagtcttagttccccagcaaagacaggtctgtcaatcatcaacagtctgagccatcagggcagattctgtttctgtaccagcccaaggccactacagccctttagcaggaagatctgtgtctccgatGATGCCCCAAGTAGTTAGACTATGCCTACACTGGGAGGGAGATACTGGTGCGGGTATCCATATTGGGGCACAcacacttgctcattatgcacatgcatgtgaccCAACACAGTGCCCAGTACCAGGTGCTGCCTCCCACTGCAGGTGGCATGGTACTAACTAGAGCATTTTCTGGCAACAAGTATACGTTCCATCCAGAACATGGGCTCAATTAGCCTGAACCTCCACTGGTTGGGGGTAAGAAACAGTATCCCCCTCCAGAGACCCAAGAGGAACAGGGCAAGCCTAATATGGAAGCCATGATCAAAGAGCCGATTCAAACCAAACACTTCAGCAGGTAGCGGCTTATAGTAAAAGCACCTACAATATGTATTTAGCcttttaacttctcctttaaaggcagctcaAATAGCTTTATTTCCACATGATACATCCTTTTTAAATGGGGAATTGTTGCGgaaatcaaaatttaatataagcttcatcatactgaaataagaatacaatcaataaaaattctgtaccgtttctgaaataatcaagattattttcactattcctctctcagcatctgttactCTTTATTtagtcttcatgcagcagttgggtgtcagatagtcactgacagttagatccaatatatcttataggggggctctttttgcctagaagatgtattagagctcactctattaaaatcaccagacatcatgtctctctacatgcagaatttgtgcaaaaggcagttattttgttagattttgtttgtactggaatccgttatttgagtgaactctaatacatctgctaggaaaggaaacccccctataagatatattggatctgtcaatgaatatctgacaaccaactgctgcattgagagaatgaagagaaacagatgctgagagaggaatagtgaatataaacttgattatatcagaaattatgcagaatatttaatttattctatttagaaagtttcttatttcagtatgatgaagcttatattttattttcattttcgcaatagttctcctttaaattgtatttctCAAATCAGAAGAGCTGGAATAAATAATGAGCCAGTAACTGTAGGCAAAAACTTTATTCACTGTTgttgtagaaaaataaaacaggGGGCTGATCTTCAGTCATGCCATGAGAACAATACAAAGTATGTGGAATcacttcatttcttttttgttttaccaGGTTTAGCAAACAATGATGGGTCAATCTGGTCTCTGGAAAGTCCACGCACAGAAAAGAGCCTCGCTGCCCTCTCCTGCAGGGTTCCGCCACATTTCAGGCCAAGTGCAACAAGCTCCAATTTCAGCTTCTCCAATCCCAGGGCTTCCAGCTCTGCCGCAGTCTTATATGCCAGGAGGTCTATAGGCGAAGGTTCCTGTAGAGAAGATGGTTTAATTACAGTGCAAAGATCACTTAAACGTCCCACTGTAGTGTTCAGAACATCTTGCTTCtaggaattaaagggatactgtcatgggaattttttttcccaaaacaccatcaatagtgctgatccagcagaattctgcactgaaatccatttctcaaaagagcaaacagatttttttatatttagttttaaaatctgacatggggctagacatattgtccgtttcacaggtgcccccagtcaagtgacttgtgctctgataaacttcagtcactctttactgcaagttggagtgatatcaaccaccTAATTTTcccccaacagaacaatggaaaggtaaccagatagcagctccctaacacaagataacagctgcctcgtagatctaagaacagcactcaatagtaatatccaagtcccactgagacacattcagttacattgagtaggagaaacaacagcctgccagaaagcagtttcatcctaaagtgctggatctttctgaaagcacatgacctggcaaaatgaccaagatgcacctacacaccaatattacaactaaaaaagaaataaaaactaaatcataatagaatccctttaataataagtaATGAGAGAAAAAGCCTAGCCAGGTGTAGTGACCTACAGTGGTCAATTCAAATGTTCTGTTCTCACAGAATATTTAAAACATAACCGCTGATTAGTTGATGAagcaaaacatacattttgctattttttggtACTAGCCCACTGGTAGACAAAGCCAGACTCAATCTCTGGCAGCTGTTGCTCAGCTCTGTGGTTTTAGTAccgatttaaaggggttgttaacttttagtatgttatagaatggccagattaagcaacttttcaattggttttcagtattttttttttaagttttttttaaattatttgccatcttcttcttctgactctttccagcttttaaatgggggtcacatctaaaaacaaatgctctgtaaggctacaaatgtattgttattgtgacttattactcatctttctattcagacctctcatttatattacagtctctagttcagatcagtgcatggttgctagggtaatttaagccccagcaaccagattgttgaaattgcaaactggagagctgctgaataaaaagctaaataactcaaaaaccacaaataataaataatgaaaaccaactgcaaattgtctcagaatatcactctctacatcatactcaaagttaaatcaaaggtgaataACACCCTTTAAGGAAAGAAAACAGTCATAGTGGTCCCAAACATACAAATCAGTGAAAGCACTTGGACATTGCTGCATTTTAAACACCAGTATCATCAGCAAATGAAATTGTATTTATGATCACTTTGCCCTTTTCTTGATCGTGATTCCTTTACTTGAAATATCTTGATTAAGAATTAGCCAACatgagattaaaggaacagttcagtgtgaaaatattgctgggtaaatagataggctgtacgaaataaaaaggtttctaatgtagcccaaaatgtaatgtataaatgtgtaaatgtaatgcagtgactggatgtcaaacataaaagaacttcctgcttttcagctctctaactcggagttagtcagcaacttgaaggggagTTTgtttttgatccttagcatgcagattcaaaagcaaactaactgaacagttatatcccatatGGCTCCCCCTTAAAGTCACCGATTGCTTACAAACtggtaacaggttagagagctgcaaaagagAAAGCAGCGTCTTGGCTATTACGTTAAGATGAACATACACTATAAGATTCGCTCGTTTTTCTCTTTGCTCGATTTTCTCTAGGAGGGTTGTGGTTGTTTATAGAGCAATCAAAGGCAAGCCACACTTCAGACTTCAGGATGTTTGTGAGGCATGGGagttacagtacaggtatgggatcagttatccggaaaccctttatccagaaagctttgaattacagaaaggcggcctcccatatactccattttatccaaatttttaaaaacgatttcctttttctctgtaataataaaacagtagcttgttcttgatccaaactaagatataattaatccttattggaagcaaaaccagcctattgggtttatttaatttttaaatgtacgaagatccaaataaagatccattatcgagaaaaccccaggtcggaAGGATACGAGGTTGCCAGTCACTGGTTTAGCAAACACATAAAAGACTTCTGTTGGCAACAGAGTTCACACTGCAATGAATAATGAAACTCGTGCTGCCAATTAAACGTTGTCCCAGTACAGAATAGCCTGGTATATCAATGTGTCTACATTTTAATATTACGGATACTTTCAATTTCAGAGATGGATCCTGTTGAACCATTGTCATCTACCAAATGTATGTAAGTGAATACAGGTTCTTACGTGTATCATGAGACAATGGATCGCAATTTGCATTTTACACTACATTTACTTACTGTGCTTGATGGCTGCTGAAGTTCGGCCTTGGGTTCCAAAATACTGAGAGCTGCAAATTTCTGCTCATCCTGTACTGTACTGGCTGGGCCGGTTTCATTGTAAATGGCAGTTGTTGGGGTTTTTTCTGATCCATCTGAGCTATTCTGAGTCTTTGTATTTTGTTCTGACTCCACCGGACAGGTTTGCGACTCTTGAATGTATTCAGTGCCTTTTGAGTTGGATTGCAACTGTGGGATTTGGTGTGATCCAGCAGAACTGGAAGGGTCCTTGAGGATTTGGTCTGATCCGCTGCAACTGGTTTGCTCTTTCGGTATTTGCTGTGATCCATCAGAACTGGCTTCTTCTAACCCGTCCGAGCTGCTCGGAGACACTGACCTATGCAGTCGCTCATTAATGTTCTCATGGTTTTTAGAATccgatgatgatgaggatgatgagcAAGGAGATTCATCAAGGTCACCATCACTGCCAGAATCAGAGCTAGAAGAGACTTCTAACCCTTCCAGTCCTGTCCTATAAAGAGTTTATAAACAGCATGTCAGATACAGGATGACCTTAAGGATTTGCCTTTAGTAACCTGTAATATTTCAGATACCTTTTTCCTCCCTACAATTGCAAGTAAATGTCAAACTTCGCTCCCTATTTAAACACTGTCCCCCACCTTATATTTCCTGTAAGGGAGAAACATTCCTTTTAATACTCAAATGGATTCACTAGATTCACAAAATGAACTGCTGTTTGGCTGATATGGCAGTTTGCCCCTGTGTTATGAAATAGGGACTAATTATTTCAGTGAACAATATAGatgataaataaagatatatgaATGAAGTATAACTATAATATTAAACATTACAAGGGACATAGTACCTACCAACAGCATTTCTTTTTGCCAGATGTCCCTTTGCTAGAGTACATGTTCTTCTTCCGTTTCCGGGTATCATCTGACTCAGCAGAAACCACACTGCTGGTAGAGGCCTGTAGCCCTGAACATAAAGAGCTTTCAGTAACATACCAGCAGAAACACATTGCATTGACAATTCTGCGTTTGGATCATTCCAACCCAATTTGTTGTACAGTACTTGCAGTTTCAGCACAATGAATACTTCTTATCGCCAACagtaaagcttaaaggaaaagtatacccctcaaacaatgtatgtctctataaaaatataatgcctaAAACAGccgatatgtaaaaccctgcttcaaataaataaaccatattcataatatacttttttagtagtatctgccattgggtaatcataaacagaaaactgccatcttaaaaaataagggcagccccctgggattgtaggtttcatggtgcacacaaacaaacttcacttgttaggtcacatgagccaa
The genomic region above belongs to Xenopus laevis strain J_2021 chromosome 5L, Xenopus_laevis_v10.1, whole genome shotgun sequence and contains:
- the sde2.L gene encoding replication stress response regulator SDE2-like; translation: MASVWVRDAFSGRLQLLVVDPGAVALDLLCQEWMTIPLTDFYVKCNGHLADLEEKLQDGQTYSIEPRLCGGKGGFGSMLRALGAQIEKTTNREACRDLSGRRLRDVNHEKAMAEWTKKQADREAEKEQRRLERLQRKLAEPKHYFTDPEYHKQCNDMSERLEEAVIKGLQASTSSVVSAESDDTRKRKKNMYSSKGTSGKKKCCWTGLEGLEVSSSSDSGSDGDLDESPCSSSSSSSDSKNHENINERLHRSVSPSSSDGLEEASSDGSQQIPKEQTSCSGSDQILKDPSSSAGSHQIPQLQSNSKGTEYIQESQTCPVESEQNTKTQNSSDGSEKTPTTAIYNETGPASTVQDEQKFAALSILEPKAELQQPSSTEPSPIDLLAYKTAAELEALGLEKLKLELVALGLKCGGTLQERAARLFSVRGLSRDQIDPSLFAKPGKTKKK